AACATCAACATCACGATCATGACCATGATGCACCACGCCCTTTAAATAAGTGGAAACAAACATTCTACCATGCAACGGATGAATTCTTTGACATGGGAAAGTACTTGATTGCCGGAGCATTTATTGCTGCGCTATTTCAGACGTTTCTAAACCGGGAAGTGCTTGTAGCCATTGGTTCAGAAGTTTGGTCTTCTACCATCGTCATGATGGCGTTTGCTTATGTTTTGTCCCTATGTTCCGAAGCGGACGCTTTTGTAGCAGCTTCCTTCGGAAACACTTTTACCGTAGGATCGCTTGTCGCTTTCTTAGTATACGGTCCTATGCTAGATCTCAAAAATACGATCATGCTATTCGCTTACTTTAAATTTCGCTTTGTTATCGCATTTATAATCACGGTGACGGTTGTTGTCTTTTTAGCGGTCTTGCTATTACAATTATTTATCCTTTAGCACAGGGCAACATGAATGACAGTGAACTTTGACGACGTAAATGAACAGTGGAAGTGAACAATGTCATGTCAAAACATTTGTCATATTGTGGTGTGCTATCAGTGTTGACTCTAGCATATAGTTGGATTTAACGTAATGTAACAACATCGTATCATGACAGAAAAATCCTTAGGATACATATAGGAGGATGACAGATGAGGAATGATAATAGTCAAGGATCTCATGCCTTTCTTCGAGGGATTATTATGTTTGGTTTCACGATGCTGATCTTGAGTATGGTTTTGTCAGGGAGTATTCGGTATTACATCGCACCACAGATGATGCCTTTTATTTATTTTGCCTTAGGGACCTTTTTCATCCTCAGTATTGTTCAAATTATACGTAGTACACCTAAGGGACAAGAGGAAGAAGCCGCTTGTGATTGTGGGGCGGATCATACGATGCGAGGGCCAAGGTGGAGTAAAGTCCTCATCTATTCCATTTTTATATTCCCACTACTCACAGGTTTTATCTTACCGGACCAGGTTTTAGATAGTCGAGATGCAGCAACGAGAGGTGTGCAATTAGGATCAGGTTTATTCACCAGCCCCGTGACTGAACGTAGTGTTGAAGCGTCTACGGACGAAGCATCTACGGACGAAGCACGACGTGATGCAGAAGAGAATATAACGAACGAGTCAGAAACGGCACGCGCAGATGAATACCTTGAAAATTTTGATTCAGATGCAACAGATGAGGATATCGAGCACTATACTGTAGAAGATTTGTATGAGTCGTATGATGGATATGACGATTACTATTCTGAGCTAGCAGATGAATGGTTGGAGCAGGATACGATTCAAGTTAAGGAGGAGAACTTCTTAGATGCGATGACGGTACTAGACTTGTATATGTATGACCTTACGGGAAAGCAAGTAGAATTGATCGGTTTTGTTTACCGTGAACAAGGCCTAGAGGAGGATGAAATGGTCGTCGCTAGATTTTCTATGACGTGTTGTACCGCTGATTCAGCCGTCTACGGATTGCTCGTTAAAGGGGAAGAGACAAAACAATTTCAAAATGATACATGGGTGAGCGTCGTTGGTACGTTAGGTGACACAGAGTTTAACGATTATGCCATTCCAATGCTAAATATAGAGGCGGTATACGAAGTGGAAGAGCCAGATACACCTTACGTTTATCCTAGCTTTTTCTCCTATTGATGACACTATAAGATATAGTAAGGTATGATAGAGGGATTTGCAGAAGTTCTAAGCATGATGTGCTTAGCTTTGTGCCAACCCTCTTTTTTATGTTTAAACCTGTATAGGGACGGGTAAGGAAGTTTGAGTCTTATGAGAAGGACTCGTTATAATAGATGAAGAGCATCACGAAGCTCAAAAAATTTGAGGAGGAATGTTAGTTTAACATGCTTTTAACACAAGATAGCCCCATTGAACTATCTTCTCTTGGAGCCAGTGTCGAACTAGACACACATAACCGTAGAGTAAAGGTGTATGAGGTGTCCGACGACTGTGACTGGCCAACGATTAAGGACCATTTACGACAATGGGCCCTTGAACATGACTGCGATAAACTCATGTTTTTCTCAACAGAAGAAAATGAACATCTCCAAAATGAAGAAGAGTGCTATAAAGAAGGCACAATTGATCGTTTTTTTAATGGTCAAGATGCCTATATTTATTCTATATTTCTGAGCGATTCACGCCATCAACTTGTCGATGCTCAACAAGAGGATAAAGTCATGAGCATCGTACAGAACGATGATAAACAAAACCATGATAAATCCACAGAAGAGTTGCATCTCCCTGAAGGTTATGTGATGCGTCCTGCCAATGAAGACGATGCAGAAGCGATGGCGTCACTCTATGATCAAGTGTTTCAAACGTATCCCACCCCAATGAATGACCCTTCTTTTGTGGCTAAAATGATGAACGACGAAGTGTACTTTACGATAGTCGAACATAACGGAGAACTCATCAGCTCATGTTCAGCGGATGTGATGAAAAAGTACAAAGCGGCTGAGATGACGGATTGTGCCACACTACCAGAGCATAGAGGAAAAGGACTGTTGTCACATCAATTTACACATTTAGAAAAGAGAATGGAAGAAAAAGGAGTTAACACCCTATTCTCATACACAAGAGCGGTCTCCATTGGTATGAACTTGATTAATGCGCGTAATGGATATACGTTCAGAGGTAGATTGATACAAAATAGTCATATATCTGGGCGCCTTGAAGATATGAATATTTGGGTCAAGACTCTGTAATACGTTGTAACGTTGTAAGCCTAGTACAAATATTAATGTATTATTTTACAGTGCCCAATAGCATAAATAAAAGGTTTAGAAGGATCTGTAAAAAAAGGTCAAAGGATCTGCAGAGGGATAAGATAAAATCTTATGTCTCTTCAGGTCCTTGTTTGATTCTGATTCGCATACAAATGACTTCAACACATTTGTATTTTAATGTAAATTATTGATAAAATACATCATTGAGTAGTTAGGGAGGTGGGAGATCCATGTACAAAAAACTGGTTTTACTATGGTTACTATATTTAACGACCGCATTAATGCTAAGTCTAATTATTGATCATGCCCACTTCCTGCTTCCGGTTATTTGGTATGTCTCCATCGTATTATTGATTTTATCATTGAGTTTTTTACTGTATGACTTTGTTAAAAAAAAAAAGACAGAATATAGAGGGTCATTTCTTGTTTGGTTCTTGTTTGGTGTAAAAGTTTTTAGTTTCCGGAACATCCCTCAAAGCTTCTATCAACCAGATCCCGTTGCTTTATGTCATCATTTTGTTTTTCCAGCCGATCAATCAATTCCTGGTTTGTCTGCTTTATTCTAAATTCCCCAAACTGATGAATCTGTTCTTTGTGTCGCTCGTCATAACGTTTATTTTCCGTTTCATTTATCGTATCAAGGTATGACATTTATCATTTTTCACGAAACACCACAATCCGTGACGGGGTTGAAAGCGTTATGATATTATGATGGTATCTTCAAAGAGGGGTTGGAACAATACATGAGTGAACCGTGGTACATAGAGAGCTTCCGTGAAGACTATTTGAAAATTTACGCCCATCGAACAGACGAAGCCGCCCGACTAGAAGTGGAGCAGATAATCTCATTACTAAATATGAAGACAGGGACCAACGTTTTAGATCTATGTTGTGGAAATGGTCGACACAGTCGTGCATTAGCCCAAAAAGGGTTTAAGGTGACAGGTTTAGATTTATCCGAAGTTCTCCTTCAGGATGCTAGAGAAAAAAGCAAAGATACTGACGTGACGTATATACACGGTGACGTTCGACACCTGCCATTTACTCAATCTTTCGACTATGTCTTAAACTTGTTCACAAGTTTTGGGTACTTCGAGGAAATGGAAGAGAACAAAAAGGTTTTCGACTCAATTAAACAATCACTCAAGCCAGAAGGTCAGTATCTCATCGACTTCCTTAATCCTGAGTATGTCAAAGCGAACCTCGTGCCTGAAAGTTTTAGAAAAGTGGGAGATATCCAGGTAACAGAAAATAGACGGATTGAAAAACAGAAGGTTATCAAAGACATTACTGTTCAAGATGGGAGTAACCTGAGATACTATCAAGAGCAAGTGAACTTGTTTCATCTTGATGACATGTGTGACATGCTCTCTAGTTGTCATCTTGAAGTAACGGATATTTATGGACAGTTAGATCGAGAACCCTACAATGAAGTGCACTCACCCCGAATGATTATTGTCGGAAGGTCCAAATAAGATTTTTTTCTGCAAAGACCAAATCAAAAACGATTTGGTCTCTTCTTTTTCTTTTCTATGTTAATTTCGATAAACCAAAGGTAATACTATATTTATATTACCCCTATTTCCCCATTTTAACGTAGAGTTGTTTGAACAAAGTTTTTCTTCTATAATGCATTATAAATTCACCAATGTTGAAACTAATTCTTTTGCCACTACAGATAATGTGGCCATGATGACTGCCAGCGTACTAACACCAAGATTCGTCCAAATAAACACTCGACTCCTTGAGGCCCCAAGAGTTGTTAATGCACAAGCACCAACCTGACTACTAAACAAAATAGATGATAAAAAACATACGCCGGTTGCCCCAAGACGATCGAAAGTTCTTTTTAATCTAGGATTCATTCCCATAGGCTGTCTATCTCTCTTTTGAAGTTTATTATATATTGAGTGAAAGAGTTTGTTAATTTCAGTTCCAAAAAATATAAAAATAAGGATACTCGTTGCATTCCCGAGAATGGATACGATTAAGGCTACAAAAGGCGGAAAATTGAAAACGATGATTGCCGTTGGAACAGTTAAAAATACCTCAAGGAAAGGCACCATACTTACAAAAAATATAAAAATAAACTGAAATAAAACGTTTTCCATATCTATACCTGCCTCCCTTTTATTAAGTCAATTGACCTAATATTATTATAATACAAATGACTTAAAAACTCAAAGGAGTAGTAATATGCCTAAAAAAATAGATCACGCAAAAAGAAAAGATCAAATCGTAGAAGCAATGTTTCGCATCATTCATCATTCAGGTTTCGAAAAAGCGACATTACGAGAAATTTCCAAAGAAGCAGAATTATCTTTAGGGTCTGTTCAATACTTTTTTCCAAAACAAAAAGACATATATATGTTCGCAATGGACGTTATCTTTCAAAGATTTGAGGAGAGAATGCAAAAGGTCGTAGAGGTAAATCAGGGGGTGTTTGAAAACGCGGTTCGTATGATAAAGCAGATTGTTCAAGCGAATACAAAAGAAGAAAGAATGGAGAATGATATATGGATGAAATTTTCCATAATGGCTACGATGAATCCAGATTACTACGAAACTAAGAATAAATCTCGAGAAGTAAACCTTAACTTTGCAAAAGATGTATTAAGGATGCTTTATGACAATGGGTATATTAAAAACCCCATAAATATTGAGGAGAGCGCAAATTCGTTAACTGTATTCATTCACGGATTAGTATTTGAATCTGTTATTTATGCTCACTTATACAACAATCACGATATTGAAAAAGAAATTAGAGCATATTTACACAGGATCTGTAACAATTAATTAAGTAACGGCAGTGGTGTCTACATCAAATTCAAAAATTGTCCTTGAATGCTCTTATTTTATAATTAAGAAAGGCAATTAAAAACGCTTGGACATTGAAATATCCAAACGTCATATTATTTTGTGTTATTTCACCTTTTTGCTATTTTATCCCGATATCGGACCGATTGATGACGCAGGCATGCTTTTTTATTTGAGTATCGCTTGGGTTCTTTTAACAGCTTCCTTCCAATGTGAAACACGATGTACAAGAGTATGGCACGTCCCAGTATTATAAGGCGTGTTAAATAAGATCACCGGTATACCTAACGCTTCTGCAATCTGATTAGCATTGTCTAATTTATCTTCATAAAAGAGATCAATTCGATGGTCTCTGGTTCTCTGAATCTTGTTATGTGATCCCAAGAGCTCAACATGATCGTACGGTAATTGTTGTTTGGCAAACCAGTTCATCGTTAAGTCGTGATGTGCTTGATGACGTGCGCTTATAAAGATAAGGGTGTGGTCTTGATTTAATGTTTCTAAGGCCTCTTTCGCATAGAGAGATAGTGCTGCTTCCTCATAAATAGGCCCTTCGTTTTCAACAAACCATGCCATAAAATCTTCTTCCGTAATGCCATACAAAGGTGGCAGTTCAAACTGTGTGATGTCCTCAAAAGCAAGCGCTTTTCCAAAGGCTTTATTTAAGTAAGGTACAAATGTAGCTGGATCCGTTATAGTTCCATCTATATCAATACCTAATCTGTATCGACTTTTGTGATTTCTCTTTTTTTCCATTTTCAGGTTTCCCCCCATCGCTCTATAGATACCCTATGTATTAATTTTTCAACATGATTATATTTTAAAGGTTTATCCCGTTGTTCTCAATCGTTGTGTGGTCGTTAGCATTCTGTACACTTCTTTATTTGTGTGAGCCCATTACTTGCCTAAATTTTTTTACGCATGACGTACATACTATAGATGGGTCAACTTTTACTAAAGGAGGGTCACAAAGACATGGCAGATCAACGTAGTCGAACGGACTTGCCACACGACCAAGTGGCCAACGATGAGAACGTGGCGAATGATGATAATAACATGACTCAGAGTGTGCAACAAGAACATACCCAAAGTGATCAGATAGAGGGAGAAGAAGCTTTTGGGGGTGTGACACCTCTAGGGATGGAGCAGGAACCTACAGGTGAAAATCAGGCGGATTATCAAACACAAGGAAACCAACAGCCACAAGGCGATCAACAAGTAAATGATCAAGTGCAAACTAACCAGCAGGGAGAGCGTATGCAGGGTCATACTCAAATCAATGATCCCAATCGAACTCAACAGCAAGGAAGTTCTCTCGTGCAATCGGAGCACGAAGGGATAGAGGACGTTGTTGATGCTGAAAATATTGGAGATGACCTTGGGGACCCTGACACTGATGCAAATAATGTCACTGACGTCAATAATGTCAATGAAGAAACAGCGGCAGAGATATCGCCTGACACTCGCCAGCTGAATCATAACCAGCAATCGGACCAAGTTGAGAATGTAGAACAAATGGAAACAGAAGAAGAAGGAAACACACCATTGGGCTGGACGGCACTTGTCCTTTCCATCATCTCTCTTTTCTTCTTGCCACTGTTAACCGCGACAGTCGGTGTGATCACAGGATTTTTTGCTTATCGCAACGGTTCTCGTACCCTCGGGATATGGGCAATGGCTATCGGGGTTTTATCTATTGTGATGGGCTTACTTGTGGCACCATTTTTACGCTAACTGACGAGTCTTTAGCTCCTTGTCGTATTCGGCAAGGAGCTTTTTTCAAGCGCAATGTGAATGACTTTTTTCCATGATACAGATATGGTAAGATTGTCGTTAGGTAACTGAAAGGTCCTACACATAAACCTGGTGGAGGGGATAGACATGGCGGATGGAAGAACCGTCTACTTTGATAATAGTGCGACAACACAACCGTCTAAGGAAGTGGTCCAATCCATGGTTGGCGCTATGGAACAATTCTATGGCAACCCATCCTCGTTACACCACTTAGGCGTGCAAGCCGAACAATTGGTGAGTAAATCCAAGGAGGTCTGTGCACAGCTTTTAGGCGTGAATAGTCATGAAATCATTTTTACTTCTGGCGGAACTGAAAGCAACAATTTAGCTGTCAAAGGTGTCGCTTTAGGTTATCAAGATAGAGGAAGACATATCATCACCTCAGCAATTGAACATTCATCTATACATGAGATTTGTGAATACTTAAAAGAACATCATCAGTTTGATGTCACGTATCTCCCTGTTGATACCAACGGTTTAGTATCTCCTGATGATGTTAACCGAGCCATACGTCCGGATACCGTTTTGGTCTCAGTGATGCATGTCAATAATGAAATAGGCAGCATCCAGCCTATTCATGATATTGGACGTATTATAAAGGATTATCCTAAAATTTATTTTCATGTCGATCAAGTGCAGGGTGTCGGTAAAGCACCTTTAACCTTAAAAGAGAGTCATATTGACCTGTTAAGTCTGTCTGGTCACAAGATTCATGCACCCAAAGGAACAGGGCTACTTTATGTCAATGAACGTATACAGAATCTCATCCCTTTGTTTCATGGGGGTGCTCAACAGAGATCCATACGTCCTGGCACCGAGAACGTGCCCGGCATTGTGGCCATGGCGAAAGCTTTGCGTCTAACAAAAGAACAAGAGCAGGCGCATATTCAACATTTAAAGCAGCTTAGGACCCAAATACTAGAGGGACTATCTGAGCTTGAAGGCGTTAAGGTCAACTCCCCTATAGATGAGACTATTGCCGCACCACACATTGTGAACGTGTCCTTTCTTGGTTTGAAACCTGAAGTATTAGTCCACGCGTTTGAGGAAAAAGGCTTATACGTGTCAACCAAGTCAGCTTGCTCATCTAAAGACGATAAACCTAGTCGTATTTTAACAGCGGCCCAGGTTGACGATAACGCCGCACGATCAGCTGTGAGGATCAGTTTCTCTCACCATAATACTACAGATGAAGTGCAGTACTTTATCGACGTTGTTAAAGACTTACTGCCCTATTATAAAAAAATAATGAAGGTGTAGCGATATGACACAGACACAAGTAGAATTCATTCTGATTCGATACGGCGAACTCGCCTTAAAAGGTAAAAATAGAAAAAAGTTTGAAGATCAGTTAGCACAGAATATTAGGACCACCATGAGTGGGCTTAACATACAAGTCAAGCGCGTTTTTGGACGAATGTACGTGTACTTGAATGGAGAGGATTATCATAAGGTGGCTAGCAAGCTACAAAAAGTGTTTGGTATCAAATCCTTTAGTCCTGCCTTGAAATCTGAGCTAGACGTAGAAAAAATAAAGGAAACGGCTTTATACGCTATACAGAGACTGCCACAAAAGCCACACACATTTAAGGTCAACACGAGGCGTCCTAATAAAAGCTTTCCTTATGCTTCAGCCGAGATGAATCGTCACATCGGGGCGCATATTCTCGTCAATACTGAGGATATAAAGGTTGACGTACACGACCCAGATGTTGAAGTATTAGTGGAAATCCGTGAAGATGCGGCTTATATTATGAGTGAAAAAGTAGAAGGATCCGGGGGTCTCCCAGTAGGTACAAGTGGTAAAGCGATGTTAATGTTATCCGGTGGTATCGATAGTCCAGTTGCGGGATACTTATGTATGAAACGCGGTTTAAGAGTCGAAGGGGTTCATTTTCACAGCTATCCTTTCACGAGTGAAAGAGCAAAACAAAAAGTGGTTGATTTATCACAGAAACTGACCCAGTTTGTGGGGCAAGTGAAGCTACACGTGGTCCCTTTTACTGAAATTCAAACTGAGATTAAAAAACATGTCCCTGAGGAGTACAGTATCACCATTATGCGTCGGATTATGGTCCGCATTACGGAGAAGCTAGCAGAGTTAAACAGAGCTAAAGCACTTGCCACAGGTGATAATGTTGGACAAGTAGCGAGTCAAACGATCGAAAGCATGCATACCATTAACGAAGTCACCAATTACCCAATCTTGCGTCCGCTAGTGACCATGGATAAGCTTGAAATTATAGATATTGCCAAAAGCATCGATACGTACGACATTTCTATACTACCTTATGAAGACTGTTGCACCGTTTTTCAACCGAAAAATCCTAAGACCAAACCCACTAGGAAGCAAGCGAATCGTTTCGAGGAACGTTTAGACCTGGCGCAACTGATCGATAACGCTGTAGAAAAAACTGAGGTCCTACGTCTTACCCCTGAAACCCAAGGTGAGACCAAGGAAGAGGAACATCATAAAGCCATTAATGATTTATTTTAAATGCATTAACTTTTTAAAAACGAAAGCATGGCTCAATGAATACACCACAATGGAAAATAACATCATTGAAATATGGACAGTAAAGCTGGGGACCGACCTCAGCTTTTTTTATTTTTACTTTATATACTTGAATCAATATCATAAAGCACTGTTTAAAATGCTCGGAAGAGCATAATGTTTAAAACTGTACACTTCGTTATCCTTGACTTGCAATTATTTGGAGATCGTCCAAGCTTATAATATATATCCCCCGGTCACATAATAAACGTAACTTTACGATGTGTTGGAGGGGGTACCATGAAGACTGCATTGATGGTTTTATGGGCTTTGTGGGATTGGTTATATTTTCAATGTAACCGCATGCAGTACGTGTCAAAAGGAGACAACCTATTTAGGGTGGTACGTAAAACGTATCGTGGACCTGAACTCAAAACAAAGTCGGGAAAATGTATTAAACCAGGAGACGAGATCATCAAGATTCACATATATAATTACGGGTTAGCGAAAGAAGTACTTAACCATCGATCCTCGTTTTCATTAGCCATATATTTGAAGAATAGAATGCTTCAGTCATTAGAAGGTCTTACGGATTATGTCACAGAGCTACCTGATCAACACAAAATTGTAGGTATTATTGGAACGTCTATGCTCAATCGCGGTGCTGAAAGGTTGGGATTCACTACTCATGAAGTGGATATAAATTTTCATTTTTGGATAAAAGGGTTCCTTTATAAATTGATTTATATGATGGTGCATCCAGCAGGACATCAGTACTTGGTGGCCCATGGCAAGCGACTCAAATCAAAGCATCTTGTGATGTCGCTAGAAGAGTTAATGGAAAGATACGCCAAACAAACAGAGTTTCAAGAAATCGGAGATCAGTCATGAGTCATAAGATCCTTGTTTTCACCGAACAAAAAGTAGGAGAAGGTCACTTTCAGGCGGCAAAATCTATCCAGCTGATGCTAAACAATTATCAAAAAGGTCAAGTGGATGTCCAACTTGTATCCGGAATGAATGCGGTCCATCCATTTCTGGAATGGCTACTGATTACAGGTTACTTCACTTTAATTAAAACGGTTCCTTTTCTTTGGAAATGGATGTACCTGCGCACAACAAAATGTAGTGTGTTCCATCGGCATTTCTTTAAATTTCGCCTAAAAAAGCTGTTACACCATGAAAAGCCAGATATCGTATTGTTTACGCATCCCAGCTGTGTATCTGCCGTTTGTGAAATAAGAAAAAACAGTAAAAATAAGTTCAAGTTAGGCGCTATATTTACGGATTATGGCTTCCATCCCTTCTTCATTCACACAGAAATGGACTATTACTTTGTCGCGCATGAAAAAATCAAAAAGCGACTGATAAACAATTACGGTATTCAAGCTGAATGTATCTACGATTACGGTATACCCGTCCACTCGGATTTCGAGCATACGGTGGAGGAACCGAATGTAATCCCTTTTCGTAATCCTCATCAGTTTCATATACTGATATTAGGGGGCGCTACAGGGTACGGTCCCATCCAAAAGCTTGTCCATGTGTTAAGGTCTCAGCGTATTCCTTACCATATCACCGTTATTACAGGGAAAAATCAAAGGCTGTATCGGAAGCTCAGGCGTAAAAATGATGAGTCTACAGTCGTATTAGGTTATGTCACTAATATGAAATACTGGATGGAACGTGCGGATGTGATTATTACAAAACCAGGGGGACTGACGGTATCAGAAGCGATCCGCTGTGGTACACCGATTGTCACCATTAACCCCATCCCTGGGCATGAAGAAGCCAATGAACGTTTTCTCCATGAACATCGCATAGGTGTGCCTGTCAAAGATATATCACTTGTCCCATATTATATACGTAAATGGCTCATTCACCCTTATGAATTACAGGAGTGGCGAGAGCGGATTAAAAATTTTCAAAAGCCGAACGCTGCTCTGCGTATCGTACAAACGTTATTAGAGCAGACAAAATAATGATTCACTCTGCTTTTTAGAAATAAGGGTAATAAACGGATAACGAAAGGAATGACACCTTCTTTGCCGAATGATATCAAAGGAGGTGTTTTAAAAAATGAAACAGGCAGCGTATAGAAGAGAAAAGCTACTCAAACATGTTACACAAGGTGAGGGTATGGTCATTACCCAACCTAAAAATATTTTTTACCTCACAGGTTTTGATACAGATCCTCATGAACGTTTTATGGGGTTATGCTGGAACGGTGAGAGTTGGACGCTTATCTTACCACAATTAGATCAGGAAGCGGCTACACAGGTGATAGATGGTCATATTCAGATTTTAGGTTATAGAGACGATGAACCCGCCTCCCACGTTATCCAAAAATACATTCAGGGCTCACCAGTAGAAATGTTATGGATAGAAGAAAGCGTACTCACTTATGAAAGGGTCAGGTGGTTACTTGATAGCGGCAAGAACCTCTCCTTTAAAGACCTCACGCCAATCCTCCATCAGCTCAGGATGTTAAAGTCTGACGAGGAAATAAGCGCACTCAAAGAAGCATCACAAAAAACAGATCACATTTTACAACAAGCACTAGCGCACTTTACACCCAGGATGACAGAAATAGAACTTGTGGCTGAGATTGAGTATCAAGCAAAACGCACTGGAGCCACACAGATGTCATTTAATACCACGGTACTAGGCGGCCACAAATCAGCGTTGCCGCATGGAAATGCTGGGAAGCGTTTATTGGATAACGGTGTCATGCTTATTGACTTTGGTATTGTTTACAACGGTTATTGTTCCGATATGACACGAACTTTCCATATAGGTGAATGGGAAAACCAGATAAAAGAAGTGTACGATGTTGTCTTGGAAGCGGAGGAATTGGCTATAACGTCGGCTAAGCCCGGGATGACTTTTGAAGCCTTAGACCAGATGGCTCGCGAGTATATTACCGAGCATGGATACGGAGAGTATTTTATACACCGTCTAGGTCACGGTATGGGAATCGAAGTTCATGAAGCCCCTTCTATCGGGAAAGGGAATCTAAACAAGATTGAAGAAGGCATGGTCTTTACGATAGAACCGGGTGTATATGTACCAGAACGAGGGGGCGTTAGAATTGAAGATGCCGTATACGTCACCTTAGATGGTGCCAAGCCTTTAACGTCGTTCCCCAAGAAGAATCATGAAGTGGTACTTAAAAGGTAAATTTTCCACTAATTGCAACGTAATTTGATGTATTGATTTCACTCTTCCTTCACAAGATAGTAGTACAACAGCAGAGGAGGTGAATCAATATGCCAAGCAACAGAAGTAACAACAGTAACCAACTACTAGTACCTGGCGTACAACAAGCTCTTGATCAAATGAAATTTGAAATCGCACAAGAATTCGGAGTACAACTTGGTGCGGACACAACTTCTCGTGCTAACGGATCTGTTGGTGGAGAAATCACTAAGCGTCTAGTTCAAGTAGCTGAACAACAAATGGGAGGACAATCTCCTCAACAATAATGGCTGTGGATATGAAGGGAACCAGACATCTGGTTCCCTTTTTTGCTTGACTTCAGATTCGTGTTCCGAAATAATGAGGTCAAAAAGAGATGAGGAGAAATAACCATGTCATTAAAGTTATTTGTGAATGGGTACATACATACTTTTGACGAGGATGTCCCGTATGCAACGGCTGTTGCGGTACAACATGGCCGAATTGTTGAGGTTGGGGAAAGTGATCGCATTCTCTACAAGTACAAGCACGATGCTGCTGATATCATTGATTTACGTCAAGGAACGGTCTTACCAGGTTTAACGGATAGTCATATGCACCTCATCGCTCATGGTCAAAAGCTAAAAGCTTTGGATTTTTCAGCGTGTCAGAGTGCACAAGAGATGAGAGCGCTATTAGAGGAAAAAGTGAGGCAAACACCTCAGGGAGAATGGATTCTTGGACTAGGTTGGAATGAAAACAATTTTCCTGACAAAAAGATCTTCACCAAAGAGGAATTGGATGATATTAGCTCAACCCACCCTATCTTTTTGACCCGGATTTGTGGCCATGCGTAT
The genomic region above belongs to Caldalkalibacillus salinus and contains:
- a CDS encoding TIGR03943 family putative permease subunit, yielding MRNDNSQGSHAFLRGIIMFGFTMLILSMVLSGSIRYYIAPQMMPFIYFALGTFFILSIVQIIRSTPKGQEEEAACDCGADHTMRGPRWSKVLIYSIFIFPLLTGFILPDQVLDSRDAATRGVQLGSGLFTSPVTERSVEASTDEASTDEARRDAEENITNESETARADEYLENFDSDATDEDIEHYTVEDLYESYDGYDDYYSELADEWLEQDTIQVKEENFLDAMTVLDLYMYDLTGKQVELIGFVYREQGLEEDEMVVARFSMTCCTADSAVYGLLVKGEETKQFQNDTWVSVVGTLGDTEFNDYAIPMLNIEAVYEVEEPDTPYVYPSFFSY
- the ablB gene encoding putative beta-lysine N-acetyltransferase is translated as MLLTQDSPIELSSLGASVELDTHNRRVKVYEVSDDCDWPTIKDHLRQWALEHDCDKLMFFSTEENEHLQNEEECYKEGTIDRFFNGQDAYIYSIFLSDSRHQLVDAQQEDKVMSIVQNDDKQNHDKSTEELHLPEGYVMRPANEDDAEAMASLYDQVFQTYPTPMNDPSFVAKMMNDEVYFTIVEHNGELISSCSADVMKKYKAAEMTDCATLPEHRGKGLLSHQFTHLEKRMEEKGVNTLFSYTRAVSIGMNLINARNGYTFRGRLIQNSHISGRLEDMNIWVKTL
- a CDS encoding class I SAM-dependent methyltransferase; its protein translation is MSEPWYIESFREDYLKIYAHRTDEAARLEVEQIISLLNMKTGTNVLDLCCGNGRHSRALAQKGFKVTGLDLSEVLLQDAREKSKDTDVTYIHGDVRHLPFTQSFDYVLNLFTSFGYFEEMEENKKVFDSIKQSLKPEGQYLIDFLNPEYVKANLVPESFRKVGDIQVTENRRIEKQKVIKDITVQDGSNLRYYQEQVNLFHLDDMCDMLSSCHLEVTDIYGQLDREPYNEVHSPRMIIVGRSK
- a CDS encoding small multi-drug export protein, with protein sequence MENVLFQFIFIFFVSMVPFLEVFLTVPTAIIVFNFPPFVALIVSILGNATSILIFIFFGTEINKLFHSIYNKLQKRDRQPMGMNPRLKRTFDRLGATGVCFLSSILFSSQVGACALTTLGASRSRVFIWTNLGVSTLAVIMATLSVVAKELVSTLVNL
- a CDS encoding TetR/AcrR family transcriptional regulator gives rise to the protein MPKKIDHAKRKDQIVEAMFRIIHHSGFEKATLREISKEAELSLGSVQYFFPKQKDIYMFAMDVIFQRFEERMQKVVEVNQGVFENAVRMIKQIVQANTKEERMENDIWMKFSIMATMNPDYYETKNKSREVNLNFAKDVLRMLYDNGYIKNPINIEESANSLTVFIHGLVFESVIYAHLYNNHDIEKEIRAYLHRICNN
- a CDS encoding DUF308 domain-containing protein, which encodes MADQRSRTDLPHDQVANDENVANDDNNMTQSVQQEHTQSDQIEGEEAFGGVTPLGMEQEPTGENQADYQTQGNQQPQGDQQVNDQVQTNQQGERMQGHTQINDPNRTQQQGSSLVQSEHEGIEDVVDAENIGDDLGDPDTDANNVTDVNNVNEETAAEISPDTRQLNHNQQSDQVENVEQMETEEEGNTPLGWTALVLSIISLFFLPLLTATVGVITGFFAYRNGSRTLGIWAMAIGVLSIVMGLLVAPFLR